The Rickettsiales bacterium genome includes a region encoding these proteins:
- a CDS encoding flagellin encodes MANSINTNIAAFFAQANISTAANASSSSVARLSSGNRIVKASDDVAALSTGTSLRTQVLALKTALTNASQGTSLLQVADGALSQVTEILQRQKAISLQAGSGSLTDADRGFLDQEFQALTKEIDRLTGSTNFNGVQLLNGSLSTSAALANTSTGATAGTANISFSDNITIGESIIVNGVELTAAATSTGTATPASTAPITFAVGNTLAETLDNLATQLNDSATNASYSAALGEAVYSANSTTLTATARAGGSLSNAFSFGNAAPAVTVGANTVSTTNGSASVTVAITNTYKVGQSVILNLPTSAGIGGIEGKELRGVITSASGSTFTFTAQTAATSTVATTNGAGTVTLDTVNGVGEAAIDGGSVGSSFNLFTGATTFTSATQIISAATSTAAIPFQDGNSITATVNGTAKTLYTLAASATITDLVNGINANTGSTGFSATLTYDQTNNYNVRIDYAGAAGNILLNVGANFHTAPTAVTLTGDRFGTTANNITEAAGGTSTIISSGYIDLTGAAGSTGITVADQTTDVTAAAPASAAAPFRRGDQITATVNGQTIVLHTFVAGDSLNAIVNDINAHSSSTGFYAGITGTGGGYNIRLFTTTPTPASDQVYVSAGAGISTIASSTLTTLTTTNGGLTQVSTGSLAGGLDDGLSQGSVSVSGTVGDSIITDLSQTKANVQLILTANAVAGTSTLTVGGHTFAFTSNTTNASPDEILVGATIEDTLNNAITTITNYLKNGYALGTTAYELNQIDISVTNGNTLNFTGKGLSNVETLASTSAVPAYSTISQSITGSSITNSGALNNAASTYGVDTTGITNPDFNGTLQGFTANYKNTASTVDLSIKVGDFTYTAVDANVSVSSNTRIRLYSDTVGGENGGYIDIQLKAGQVNAFSDQAGADAVAQRLNSAFSSLSFAQSRNLSSYTGSASITSNNVVIGSLFGSKVTAQLANFDGAKLSDISVDAPSGSNTDTKISLTIDGVVFSTEAGIGSTLAANQTYRLTSAEDPKQFVEFTTGNSTIVIDSNDKAIAVENALKNAFGATEGSAALSFQVGSSSTDTLEVSIGSAQTSTLFGGLTLNVLSQANAVIAGDQLDKALATVTSLRAAVGALQSRFNFASANIQIAVQNQDAARGELLDTDVATESTAFATSQVKLQAGISVLAQANQQLQNLLKLIQ; translated from the coding sequence ATGGCTAATTCAATTAATACTAATATAGCTGCGTTTTTCGCTCAAGCGAATATATCGACAGCAGCCAACGCTTCCTCATCTTCTGTAGCACGTCTTTCAAGCGGTAATCGTATCGTGAAAGCGTCTGATGATGTGGCAGCTCTATCAACAGGTACTTCGCTTAGAACGCAGGTTCTTGCTCTTAAAACCGCGCTTACCAACGCCTCTCAGGGTACGTCCTTGCTTCAGGTGGCTGACGGTGCGCTTTCTCAGGTTACTGAAATTTTACAACGTCAGAAAGCTATTTCTCTACAAGCTGGTTCAGGTTCTCTTACCGACGCTGATAGAGGCTTCCTAGACCAAGAATTCCAAGCTCTTACAAAAGAGATTGATCGTCTTACCGGCTCTACTAACTTTAACGGTGTGCAACTTCTAAACGGTTCTCTTTCTACTTCCGCCGCTCTAGCTAATACTTCAACGGGTGCTACCGCTGGTACTGCTAATATATCTTTTAGTGATAACATCACTATCGGTGAGAGTATCATAGTAAACGGTGTTGAGCTTACCGCTGCTGCTACCTCTACCGGTACCGCTACTCCAGCTTCTACAGCCCCAATTACTTTTGCTGTCGGTAATACTCTTGCTGAAACACTTGATAATTTAGCTACTCAGCTTAATGATTCGGCTACCAATGCTAGCTATAGCGCTGCTCTTGGAGAAGCTGTTTATTCAGCTAACTCTACAACTCTTACCGCTACAGCTCGCGCTGGTGGTTCTTTAAGTAACGCGTTTTCATTTGGTAACGCCGCTCCTGCCGTAACTGTTGGTGCTAATACTGTTTCAACAACAAACGGTAGTGCTTCTGTTACTGTAGCGATAACTAACACTTATAAAGTTGGTCAAAGTGTTATACTTAACTTGCCTACAAGTGCCGGTATCGGTGGTATTGAAGGAAAAGAACTTCGTGGGGTTATTACCTCAGCTTCAGGTTCTACCTTTACCTTTACCGCACAGACTGCCGCTACCTCTACCGTTGCTACAACCAACGGTGCTGGTACAGTGACTCTTGATACTGTAAACGGTGTTGGCGAAGCTGCTATCGATGGTGGTTCTGTCGGTAGTTCGTTTAATCTGTTCACTGGTGCTACTACCTTTACATCAGCTACCCAGATCATATCTGCCGCTACTTCTACTGCCGCTATACCTTTCCAAGATGGTAATAGTATCACAGCTACAGTAAATGGTACTGCGAAAACGCTTTATACTCTTGCAGCTTCAGCTACTATTACTGACTTGGTGAATGGTATAAACGCTAATACTGGATCTACTGGATTTAGTGCTACACTGACTTATGATCAAACAAATAATTATAACGTTCGTATTGATTATGCTGGTGCCGCTGGTAACATATTGCTTAATGTTGGAGCTAACTTCCATACCGCGCCAACCGCTGTTACTCTAACCGGTGACAGATTTGGTACTACAGCTAATAACATTACCGAGGCTGCAGGTGGTACGAGCACCATCATATCTTCTGGTTATATTGATCTTACTGGTGCTGCTGGTAGTACTGGTATTACTGTAGCTGATCAAACAACAGACGTTACCGCTGCTGCCCCAGCGAGTGCTGCCGCTCCTTTTAGAAGGGGTGATCAGATTACGGCTACAGTCAATGGTCAGACAATAGTTCTTCATACTTTTGTTGCTGGTGATAGCCTGAATGCTATAGTAAATGATATTAATGCCCATAGCTCTAGCACCGGATTTTATGCTGGTATAACTGGAACTGGTGGTGGTTATAACATTCGCTTGTTTACTACTACTCCAACCCCAGCTAGTGATCAGGTATATGTGAGTGCGGGTGCTGGTATTAGTACTATCGCAAGCAGTACTCTTACAACTCTTACTACTACCAATGGTGGTCTTACTCAAGTTAGTACCGGTTCTCTTGCTGGTGGTCTTGATGATGGTCTATCTCAAGGTAGCGTATCTGTAAGTGGTACGGTTGGTGATTCCATCATAACTGATTTGTCGCAAACCAAAGCTAACGTTCAACTGATTCTTACAGCTAACGCGGTAGCTGGAACAAGCACTCTTACAGTTGGTGGGCATACTTTCGCTTTCACAAGCAATACCACAAATGCTTCTCCTGATGAGATACTAGTTGGTGCTACTATTGAGGATACTCTTAACAACGCTATTACAACCATAACCAACTATCTTAAAAATGGTTATGCTCTTGGTACCACAGCTTATGAGTTGAATCAGATTGATATAAGCGTCACTAACGGTAATACGCTGAACTTTACCGGTAAAGGTCTTAGCAATGTTGAGACTCTTGCCAGCACTTCGGCTGTTCCTGCTTACTCTACCATTTCTCAGAGTATAACAGGTTCATCAATTACTAACTCTGGTGCGCTTAACAATGCTGCTAGTACTTATGGTGTTGATACAACAGGTATTACCAATCCTGATTTCAATGGTACCTTACAAGGATTTACCGCTAATTATAAAAATACTGCCAGCACAGTTGATTTATCAATCAAAGTTGGTGATTTTACTTATACAGCGGTGGATGCTAATGTAAGTGTTTCTTCCAATACACGTATCCGTCTATATTCTGATACAGTTGGTGGAGAAAATGGGGGCTACATTGACATTCAGCTTAAAGCTGGTCAGGTAAATGCCTTCAGTGATCAAGCTGGTGCTGACGCTGTCGCTCAACGTCTTAACTCTGCTTTCAGTAGTTTAAGCTTTGCGCAAAGCCGTAACTTATCAAGCTATACTGGTTCTGCCAGCATAACCTCTAACAACGTTGTTATTGGTTCATTGTTTGGTAGTAAAGTTACTGCTCAGCTAGCTAATTTTGATGGTGCTAAACTATCAGATATTAGTGTTGACGCTCCTTCAGGAAGTAATACTGATACTAAAATCAGTCTTACCATTGATGGTGTTGTGTTCTCAACAGAAGCTGGTATAGGAAGTACTCTTGCCGCTAATCAGACCTACAGGCTGACCAGCGCGGAGGATCCTAAACAGTTTGTTGAATTCACCACCGGTAACTCAACAATAGTGATTGATAGTAACGATAAGGCTATAGCTGTAGAAAACGCTCTTAAAAACGCGTTTGGTGCTACAGAAGGCTCTGCTGCTCTTTCTTTCCAAGTTGGTTCTTCTTCAACTGACACTTTGGAAGTAAGTATCGGTAGTGCGCAAACCTCAACATTATTTGGTGGTTTGACCCTGAACGTTCTATCTCAAGCTAATGCCGTGATAGCTGGTGATCAGCTTGATAAAGCTCTAGCGACCGTTACATCGCTTCGTGCAGCGGTTGGTGCGCTTCAGTCACGGTTTAACTTCGCTTCGGCTAACATCCAGATCGCTGTACAGAATCAGGATGCCGCTCGTGGTGAGTTACTTGATACTGATGTGGCTACTGAGTCAACAGCGTTCGCTACTTCGCAGGTTAAACTGCAAGCTGGTATTTCGGTACTAGCTCAGGCTAACCAGCAGTTGCAGAACTTACTGAAATTGATTCAGTAA
- the folE gene encoding GTP cyclohydrolase I FolE, with translation MRDDKKVKPSRQEAEEAVKLLIRWAGDDPEREGLLDTPSRVVRSYEEFFNGYDINPNDILSRTFEDVEGYDEMVVLRDINFDSYCEHHMVPFTGRAHVAYIPKEKVVGISKLARLVDVYAKRLQIQEKLTAQIAASIDDILKPKGVAVVVEATHMCMTTRGARKHGTVMQTSKLLGLFRSDHRTRQEFFSLLKFPDLK, from the coding sequence ATGCGGGATGACAAAAAAGTAAAACCATCAAGGCAGGAAGCGGAAGAGGCGGTTAAACTGCTGATTCGTTGGGCTGGGGATGATCCTGAAAGAGAGGGGCTTCTAGACACTCCGTCAAGAGTGGTAAGGTCGTATGAGGAATTTTTTAATGGTTATGATATAAATCCAAATGATATATTAAGTCGTACCTTTGAGGATGTTGAGGGCTATGACGAAATGGTAGTGCTTCGTGATATAAATTTTGACTCGTATTGTGAGCATCACATGGTCCCATTCACCGGTAGGGCGCATGTGGCATATATACCAAAGGAAAAGGTGGTTGGTATAAGTAAACTAGCTCGTCTTGTTGATGTTTACGCGAAACGTCTTCAGATTCAGGAAAAACTTACAGCGCAGATAGCGGCGAGCATAGATGATATTCTTAAGCCTAAAGGTGTCGCGGTAGTAGTTGAGGCGACTCATATGTGTATGACCACAAGAGGGGCTCGTAAACATGGAACAGTTATGCAAACCAGTAAATTACTTGGTTTATTCCGCAGTGATCACAGAACACGTCAGGAATTTTTTAGTCTTCTTAAATTTCCAGATTTGAAATAA
- the fliB gene encoding flagellin lysine-N-methylase has product MVSVISDNLVGNFICTTDKCEDTCCKHWSMQMNTQMFAKYKEEAPELVDCVESDNDNSFIMRKDKATSYCVKFDNGKCSIHSEYGEKFLGDACYFYPRITRKAGDNVIMTATMSCPEIARIALFSDKPFSKNESSASRLPQEIRNILPDETSFSDFISVHNIFLEVMEEAASKSDKIFARINSVCRSLEKIDRKDWAGAASLYFRLADSSIPKSEENINDPFNLLHALCGLVVASKKSLPPRLKQTIYEMEKALSVKLDWENILINADESSLAAYNKLRDLWNSGVGDFYEPILKRWLAAQISAASFPFAGLGDKLSDKVTIIGFRLAMLKLALISAHHINIGDKNNKLSEGDIIRIVQSLSRFLDHLAGPEFLLKICSETGWGRESRMLGLLSWQ; this is encoded by the coding sequence ATGGTATCTGTAATTAGCGATAACTTAGTTGGTAACTTTATCTGTACTACTGATAAGTGTGAGGATACTTGCTGTAAGCACTGGTCTATGCAGATGAACACACAAATGTTCGCTAAGTATAAAGAGGAAGCTCCAGAATTGGTGGATTGTGTTGAAAGTGATAATGATAACTCATTTATTATGCGTAAAGATAAAGCTACCAGCTATTGTGTAAAATTTGATAATGGTAAGTGTTCCATACACTCAGAATATGGTGAGAAATTTCTTGGTGATGCTTGTTATTTTTATCCGCGTATCACTAGAAAAGCCGGTGACAATGTTATTATGACCGCAACTATGTCTTGTCCGGAGATCGCTAGGATAGCGTTGTTTTCTGATAAGCCATTTTCTAAAAATGAAAGTAGCGCTTCAAGGTTGCCGCAAGAAATTAGGAATATATTGCCAGACGAAACATCATTTTCTGACTTTATATCGGTTCATAATATATTTTTAGAGGTGATGGAGGAAGCTGCATCAAAAAGCGACAAGATATTCGCTCGTATTAATAGTGTTTGCAGGTCACTTGAAAAGATTGATCGTAAAGATTGGGCAGGAGCGGCTTCTTTATATTTTCGCCTCGCTGATTCTTCTATTCCCAAGTCAGAAGAAAATATAAATGATCCTTTTAATTTGCTGCACGCTTTGTGTGGATTAGTGGTCGCTTCTAAAAAATCGCTGCCTCCACGTCTTAAACAAACCATATATGAAATGGAAAAGGCGCTTTCAGTTAAGCTTGATTGGGAAAATATTTTAATAAACGCTGATGAATCTAGTCTTGCGGCTTATAATAAGCTTAGAGATTTATGGAACTCAGGTGTAGGTGATTTTTATGAGCCTATACTTAAGAGATGGCTTGCCGCTCAAATTTCAGCGGCTTCTTTTCCATTTGCTGGGCTTGGTGATAAACTTTCTGATAAAGTTACTATAATAGGTTTCCGTTTGGCTATGTTAAAGTTGGCACTTATTTCTGCTCATCACATCAATATTGGTGATAAAAATAACAAATTGTCAGAAGGTGATATTATCAGGATAGTACAAAGCCTGTCACGTTTTCTTGATCATCTGGCAGGTCCGGAATTCTTACTAAAAATATGTTCTGAGACAGGATGGGGCAGGGAAAGTAGAATGCTTGGTCTGTTAAGTTGGCAGTAG
- the apaG gene encoding Co2+/Mg2+ efflux protein ApaG, whose protein sequence is MYSKITNDIKVTVEPFYLEEQSSPTDQRYVWAYTIAIENTGNEKVRLLNRYWHITDAIGMTQEVRGAGVVGEKPLLSPYDVFQYTSGASLRTPSGIMKGEYEFENERKERFNVVIPVFSLDSPDQMRRPN, encoded by the coding sequence ATGTATAGCAAAATCACTAATGATATTAAAGTTACAGTTGAGCCTTTTTATCTTGAGGAACAATCATCCCCAACAGATCAGCGTTATGTCTGGGCGTATACCATAGCTATAGAAAATACTGGAAATGAAAAAGTTCGTTTGCTTAATCGTTATTGGCACATAACTGACGCTATAGGTATGACACAAGAAGTAAGAGGGGCAGGTGTGGTAGGAGAAAAGCCCTTACTTAGTCCATATGATGTTTTTCAGTATACTAGTGGGGCTTCACTACGCACACCATCTGGTATCATGAAAGGTGAATATGAGTTTGAAAATGAAAGAAAAGAACGTTTTAATGTTGTTATTCCAGTTTTTTCGTTAGATAGTCCAGATCAAATGAGAAGACCAAATTAA